aagaagagaaatcaAATTTGAACGCTCCACATTTCACGTGTATCAAGTTATCAAGGTTATGAGCAATAAACATTGCGTAATTATTTTAGATATCTTTACACTAAATATGTTGCAATTAACGTTTCGatatattaattgataaaagatttatattatgtatagctatttctttgtttctaaaaatttataaaaaatttacatcaactttttagttaaaattattataagatCTATgctctaataaatatttgtttgagAGTGAGAGAAAATGAATGAGAGAGAGGGGAGGGGGGATTATATTAAGTAGaactgtaaataaattatataaaatgtaaataattgttattttcaatatataatattaatctaCTTTATACTTATAAACCTATCtatgtgaaaaatattaatcttccTTTTAGGTGCAGCAgattaaaaagattaaaagtgACATTTTAATAAGAAATCTATATAAAATGGCAAGGAAAAAAAACATTGAATTGTTAAGAATATAAGAGCAGGAAGAGTACTTCTTGAAGGAAGTTTATCTAAAAAGGTATAAGGAAACATGACAGATGTTAAACCAATTGGAATTTCTCAAAATCAGCCACAACAAACACAACAACAGTcacagcagcagcaacaaacacagcaacaacagcaacagcagcaaccacaacaacaacaatctCAACCACAGCAAATGATGATTGCAACCCATGATAttcaacaacagcaaaatgtacagcaacaacaacagcatGTTCAGCAACAATCATCTCAGCCACAACAAGTACAGCAGCAAGCGCAACAGCAAGTACAATCTCAGCAAGTTCAACCACAACAACAAATTCAACAGCAAGTGCAATCACAGCAACAAATGCAAGTGCAGCAGCAGGTACAGCAACAAGTGCAACAGCAAgtacaacaacaacagcaacaacaacaacctCAACAACAACAATCTAATAGTGGaccacataacgttgttcCTACTCAAGTGCAGGTACAGCCACAGGTAGCAGCAATTATGCCCCAGCAACAGGTAAAAATTTACACAAAGGCATATTATTATTGAGACAGCTTTAAGCAgtagatttaaaatttttcatctttgaaaataaaatattttagggTGCTGTTGCAGTGTCAATGCAACATCAGCAACAGGGTGTTGGAGGTGTATCTATGACTTTATCTGGTCAACAAGGAGGAACAACTATAACTACTATGGCTGCGCATCCACAAGCAGTACAAGTTATTCAACAACCTATGCAAAACCAAGCATATCATTTGCAACAACTTTACAACACCCAAGGAACTCCACTATTGATGCCAGGAAATTTAGCTCTCCATCCTGCAGGCATTAATCCTTCGTCCATACAGGTATTTAAATACAATCCTGATGTTTACTATTATTGAAGTATATAAGTTCCTTTCTAAGTAGAATACTTTACAGGTCATTACAGCTGGAAAGCCATTTCAATCTGCTGCTCAATTGACACCTCATATGCTAACGACAGCATCGACACCAGGTCAAGGAGGTGGTCATCCTGCAGCTGGAGGAACTAAAGTTCAAGGGTTCCCTACAGGTTATTTACCAGTACCTACATCAGCTACACCTGGTGCAGGACAAACTCTGGTATTTGGTCAACTTGGTGTACTGGGTTCTCCACAACCACCTCCATCTAtacaacaacagcagcagcagcagtcTGCAAACAAACAAGATCAAGTACAAAAGGtattattatgttaattttattttgtaacaaatattctatatttagttcatattttatatatattgttttcaAAATGTGTAGTATACTACGTGTACAGCGGCTACTCCGTCCGGCGGACGAGGTGGTATGCAATTTGCTCCTTGGCAATTTACACCACAAGTTGCTTGGACTGGAATACAACCACCGGCGCTTCTAACTAATCAAATATTCATTAGAGGTCCTACTCAACCTGATATGTTTATACAAAGTCCACAACCAATCCAAGCTCATAATGGTTAGTTGCAAatggtttaataaattttgtattgtcAACTGAACTAATTTATCATCATCATATTTGACCAGCACTAGCTACGCAGCAACAAATTCAGGGAGTACAACAAATTGCTGCAGCTAGTGGAAAACCAAAGGTAATGGATatacaacaacaacaacagcaacaaagTAAGCAAAGTTCAGGTGGACAACGACCTTTGAGTATTTTGCCGTCCTCTTTACAAGCAGTACAAGCTGCTAACATACGAGCTGCCAGTTCTGTTTCAACGCAAACTGTTCATGGAGTACAAACTACGGTACATGTACAGGTTACTATAATTAATAGCAACAGTTAGAAAAATGATTTCGACTGCTGCAATTTTCGAATCACGTGCAAACATATAGAAgtttttcttctgttttcgTATAATGAAGaagaagttttttttttatgttttataactTAGAGTGGCAAAGGAAGCGGTAGTAGCGGTAAAGGCCGTGGTAAGCCATTGCAATCGCCGCAACAACCGCAACAACAGTCACAGCAAACGATGCAACAACAACATCAACAGGTTTTTATTCAACAGAAACAGCATacgcagcagcaacagcagatGCAGCAACAGTATCAACAGCCGCAAGTGCAGCCATCGCAACAGCAAATACAACCAAAACCAATAATGAGTGAGATGACGTTTCATATACATactatttatagaaaaatgataTAGGTTTTTGTATATCTAATTGTTACTTTTTTTACAGCGAACATGGCTctgcaacaacaacaacaaccaGGTGTAGTCCTTAGTGGGGAACGTCCGATTATGCCCGTAGTTTCGGTGAGCGGAGTTGGCGTTGCTACATCTCAAATGAGTCAAGTACAACAATCTCCCATGTCTGCTGTACAACAATTACCATTACAagtattaaacattttatttcctgCAATAAAGTTtccttaatttaattaaaaaatattttcattatatgtaatgtaatttttctagGCAATCAATTCGACAATAATTGGTAGTCAAATAGTTAGTGGAACAACACAGGTTCAAACGATGTCTATGATAAATCAGTCAGCGGATCAACAAACACATGATAATAACAATTCTGCAATAATGATTGCATCACCCGATCGTAATCACCAAGCTGAATGTTCTTTAGCATTACCATCTGCTGCAAATACTCCTACAGCAAATGAAGAGAATTCTAAATCAATATTGAAAAAGGACGATCCAATTCCAATAGAAGAAGTGACTATATCTCAGCCAGAAACGACAGGTTTGTTGATGATATATACTACTGTGACattcaataaatgtatatgtatttatatattttgtataagcATTTGCATCTCATTATTGTCATAGATGGGGACCAATCTAAGATAACTTTAAAAGATGAAGAAAATTTGTCGGTAAAGTTAGAAGAAAAATCATGTAGTAATCCTTTAGCAGGATTAGCAAATACGATTAATTCTATTACGAATGGTATCAACAATGAAGACTCAGCGGCAATTCCTGCTTCTGTATCGGTTAGCGCAAATAGTAAACATGTACCACCAAAGGCAATGGTCAAACCACAAGTTCTTACACATGTAATTGAAGGGTTCGTTATTCAAGAAGGTACAagcttaatattttatatagatgttattgtattattaatagatatcattatattactttatatttatattattgatatttatataaatattttagcgTCTGAACCATTCGCTGTTAATCGAACGTCATTGAATAATACAGGTAATCAAGAAACaggtaatattttaaaccGTAGTACTAATTCATCATCTGAAAGAGATAGTCACGAAGAACCTCCAagtaagatttaaaaattcaatatttttttaatatatgtgTATCTTTTTGCTGTAAGATATAAAATGAATCATATGTATTTATTGTGTATGATAGAGAAAAAACATGCACCCAATTATCCGAATGACGAAGATGTAAATAATGTTCAAATGGGAAAATGCGAAGCTTGTGGTAATTTGGTAGATGAACAAAATACTAAAttcaaaaaagagaaacggtTTTGTTCCTCTAGTTGTGCGAAGAGgttagtaaataaattatttcgtaaGTTAGTTATTGGACTTgcagaaaaatgtaatataaattttgaatcaAATAGCAAAAAGCGGGAAGCAAGAGATCGTGACGGTACTGAAAAACAATGGACTGAGATAGAGACTGAATCAAAAACTGATGGAGATATAAAAAAGAACGGAGAAGAAAAGTCATTATCTAGTACAACTACTAGTTCTTCCGTTGATGAAACACTGCCGAAAGTTAATCCTGTGAAGTGGACggtatagatatatatacataaatttattaaaaatgaagaaaactGATATAATCGAAAACTCCTGCTTTTTACAGGTTGGTGAAGTATGCGATTTTATACGCGGATTACCAGGGTGTGCTGATTACGCGGAAGATTTTGCTATTCAAGAAATAGATGGTCAAGCACTAATGTTACTCAAAGAAGATCACCTTATGTCGGCCATGAGCATAAAATTGGGTCCTGCATTGAAAATCGTAGCCAGAATTGATTCAATGCGCGTGGAGTCGTCAAATTCTAATCCTACAACTAATAGTTCGTAAATGTTTATTGtttaagatttttattcgCAGAATTTCAAATTGCAGCCTATGGGCTACAGGGTTTGTGCAAGTATTTGATCGAATCATAGAAGTAAGACgttcaaaaaaaaaatgaaatcaagatattttttcgtttgataaaaatattatattttttcaaacgaataaaatatcgattattaaGGTTCAGTACTTTCAATTCTACATTTATGATTTAAAGATCGATCTATGTAAGACTAAGTTCCGTATTATTTTGTTGTTACATGCAAAgtaacgatattaatattttaaatttggtGTACTATATTGTCGAAATATACAAATCCACTTTAAAGGGTAAGTCTTACACTgattgatttttataaatgtaaatagcATTCAATTATTGTAActtttcgttgaaattgaaatgtatgtatatctgctttggaaaatttttctaacataCTGCTATTTAACTAGTATGATCAAGAAACTGAGTACAAATTATGTCTAttacacaaaaaaaaaaaaaaagataaagcaTTGTATATAAAGTATCCGGCGTATGTACGATGTATTTTGTACTCGAAAATTCCTTTTGGAAGCTGTATAAAAACTATTGCCTTCTGTAAGACTTACAATAATCTCGAAAAATATCTGGCACTTTCAAACGGTTAAGCTTTGTGATGAATAGCATTTTTcgtacataaaaattttaaattgagGTACAAAGTATTTGAAATGATGCGATAACACCTTTGACTATGTTTTACTTTGTAAATGTATCATGTGCACTCGACTTAAATAagtgtaaatattaaacaaaatgtttatttaatatacaaattttataacataaaaatattttatagttgttaACACTAGTTGACCTTCCATTTAGAACTAGATATTAATTTAGATACAACATACTCTAAatgcaagaaaaatatattttaatttataaaatatgtgaTGTTGATCAAGAAATAAGgcacattatataatatcctATAAATGTGAAACATACTCAACAAAATGAAATGAGTATGAATGTATTATATCATTATTCAACATTTGCAATTGCCAACAATGTGAATATAATAGTAATTGTCTAAATGTTTATTAAgtagatttattaattttgtatttagtaGCACAGAGATCagcatataattataaaagaatgtatttcaaaattaatattttaacaaagaaaatatttgcatttacGAAATGCACAGTATTTTCATATTACaatctatatttaatttttaataatactttattaatagTGATAAAAATCAAGCATTACAAGTTTTATCTGTAACAAGTAATTAGACAAAGATATAgtatatgcaaaaataaaatacaaaatgcaTTTGTTATTTCAAGATTTCTCAGGGTATAgtcttatatctttttatattgatTTGAATGGCACCTGAGTAACAGATGTGCACAATTGTGAtgacatttaaataaattagaactctaaaaatattatgaattaaaGTTTACGCACAAGTGTACTTTCTCTcctatattttaacaaatatttcatgCATCACCTAcgcatattttaaattttctaaatatgaCAATGTCctctaaaatatataaaataaattcaatattagtgaatgaaaataattctaaacattttatttaaattagtattttattacaatctgCATACATATCctaatttacttttttactttaattaacAGCTGCTACatattttccttcttctaATAATTCTTCATCATTCTTCATTTGTATTTCTCGTAGCGCTGGTCGAATATATCGAAAATAACAAAACCCTTTATACGCTAAAGCTATTCCAGAAACTACTGTTATACCCATTAATACCGTTACAGTTCCTCTGTGAAGtttatctaaaatatagcTCCTTTTCGCATATTTTggcaacatttttaataatatttttgtctgTATCAACAgtttttaaaacatataaaccTGGAAAACGTAT
The nucleotide sequence above comes from Bombus fervidus isolate BK054 chromosome 6, iyBomFerv1, whole genome shotgun sequence. Encoded proteins:
- the LOC139987952 gene encoding uncharacterized protein isoform X2, with amino-acid sequence MTDVKPIGISQNQPQQTQQQSQQQQQTQQQQQQQQPQQQQSQPQQMMIATHDIQQQQNVQQQQQHVQQQSSQPQQVQQQAQQQVQSQQVQPQQQIQQQVQSQQQMQVQQQVQQQVQQQVQQQQQQQQPQQQQSNSGPHNVVPTQVQVQPQVAAIMPQQQGAVAVSMQHQQQGVGGVSMTLSGQQGGTTITTMAAHPQAVQVIQQPMQNQAYHLQQLYNTQGTPLLMPGNLALHPAGINPSSIQVITAGKPFQSAAQLTPHMLTTASTPGQGGGHPAAGGTKVQGFPTGYLPVPTSATPGAGQTLVFGQLGVLGSPQPPPSIQQQQQQQSANKQDQVQKYTTCTAATPSGGRGGMQFAPWQFTPQVAWTGIQPPALLTNQIFIRGPTQPDMFIQSPQPIQAHNALATQQQIQGVQQIAAASGKPKVMDIQQQQQQQSKQSSGGQRPLSILPSSLQAVQAANIRAASSVSTQTVHGVQTTSGKGSGSSGKGRGKPLQSPQQPQQQSQQTMQQQHQQVFIQQKQHTQQQQQMQQQYQQPQVQPSQQQIQPKPIMTNMALQQQQQPGVVLSGERPIMPVVSVSGVGVATSQMSQVQQSPMSAVQQLPLQAINSTIIGSQIVSGTTQVQTMSMINQSADQQTHDNNNSAIMIASPDRNHQAECSLALPSAANTPTANEENSKSILKKDDPIPIEEVTISQPETTDGDQSKITLKDEENLSVKLEEKSCSNPLAGLANTINSITNGINNEDSAAIPASVSVSANSKHVPPKAMVKPQVLTHVIEGFVIQEASEPFAVNRTSLNNTGNQETGNILNRSTNSSSERDSHEEPPKKKHAPNYPNDEDVNNVQMGKCEACGNLVDEQNTKFKKEKRFCSSSCAKSKKREARDRDGTEKQWTEIETESKTDGDIKKNGEEKSLSSTTTSSSVDETLPKVNPVKWTVGEVCDFIRGLPGCADYAEDFAIQEIDGQALMLLKEDHLMSAMSIKLGPALKIVARIDSMRVESSNSNPTTNSS
- the LOC139987952 gene encoding uncharacterized protein isoform X1, which gives rise to MTDVKPIGISQNQPQQTQQQSQQQQQTQQQQQQQQPQQQQSQPQQMMIATHDIQQQQNVQQQQQHVQQQSSQPQQVQQQAQQQVQSQQVQPQQQIQQQVQSQQQMQVQQQVQQQVQQQVQQQQQQQQPQQQQSNSGPHNVVPTQVQVQPQVAAIMPQQQGAVAVSMQHQQQGVGGVSMTLSGQQGGTTITTMAAHPQAVQVIQQPMQNQAYHLQQLYNTQGTPLLMPGNLALHPAGINPSSIQVITAGKPFQSAAQLTPHMLTTASTPGQGGGHPAAGGTKVQGFPTGYLPVPTSATPGAGQTLVFGQLGVLGSPQPPPSIQQQQQQQSANKQDQVQKYTTCTAATPSGGRGGMQFAPWQFTPQVAWTGIQPPALLTNQIFIRGPTQPDMFIQSPQPIQAHNALATQQQIQGVQQIAAASGKPKVMDIQQQQQQQSKQSSGGQRPLSILPSSLQAVQAANIRAASSVSTQTVHGVQTTVHVQSGKGSGSSGKGRGKPLQSPQQPQQQSQQTMQQQHQQVFIQQKQHTQQQQQMQQQYQQPQVQPSQQQIQPKPIMTNMALQQQQQPGVVLSGERPIMPVVSVSGVGVATSQMSQVQQSPMSAVQQLPLQAINSTIIGSQIVSGTTQVQTMSMINQSADQQTHDNNNSAIMIASPDRNHQAECSLALPSAANTPTANEENSKSILKKDDPIPIEEVTISQPETTDGDQSKITLKDEENLSVKLEEKSCSNPLAGLANTINSITNGINNEDSAAIPASVSVSANSKHVPPKAMVKPQVLTHVIEGFVIQEASEPFAVNRTSLNNTGNQETGNILNRSTNSSSERDSHEEPPKKKHAPNYPNDEDVNNVQMGKCEACGNLVDEQNTKFKKEKRFCSSSCAKSKKREARDRDGTEKQWTEIETESKTDGDIKKNGEEKSLSSTTTSSSVDETLPKVNPVKWTVGEVCDFIRGLPGCADYAEDFAIQEIDGQALMLLKEDHLMSAMSIKLGPALKIVARIDSMRVESSNSNPTTNSS